The proteins below are encoded in one region of Chrysemys picta bellii isolate R12L10 chromosome 4, ASM1138683v2, whole genome shotgun sequence:
- the LOC112058839 gene encoding LOW QUALITY PROTEIN: zinc finger protein 345-like (The sequence of the model RefSeq protein was modified relative to this genomic sequence to represent the inferred CDS: deleted 1 base in 1 codon) has translation MSEEEEPSPCPWAEEEEKLPSLTGSEREISCDIQCWSDNEEWGTDSPAGSGGVGDACSQPDNSPAAYGRSYCRDSHEDSELGLHASSGEDGELDFQRGSHEDGGFRLHAGSHEDGELGFHAGSEEDSELGLHAGSHEDSELRLHAGSEEDSELGLHTGSHEDGERGLHGGSDEDAWLHTGSDEDVEFRLHAGSHEDGELGLHASSDEDDEFRLHAGSHEDSELGLHAGSDEDGELSFRRGSHEDGDLGLHASSEAPPGFDLAGNPGPASAAWPPPGPPSSRPTPPARPFQCSDCGKSFGSNSTLAQHRRIHTGERPYKCGECGRAFSRGSTFLQHQRTHTGERPYKCPDCGKAFSRSSNLLQHRRVHTGERPYKCPDCGKAFSLSSTLLQHQIIHTGERPYKCPDCGKSFNRNSNLLNHRRTHTGEKPFPCGLCGKRFSESSTRTQHQRTHTGERPFRCTECGKAFSLSSTLIQHQTTHSGERPYQCPDCGKTFGLSSTLLRHRRAHTGEKPFRCQDCGKSFGVSSHLVQHRRVHTGERPFRCPDCGRGFGQNSHLAQHRKVHRAGGEARPPGTLYICGDCGKSFRQSSHLAQHRRTHTGERPFRCGECGRGFSQSSKLLEHRRTHTGERPYTCPDCGRAFGHSSALAQHRRTHTGERPYACGTCGKSFSQSSALVQHQRIHTGEKPYRCSRCGLCFRYLLQYTRHQKVHAREELLAQERAGAVPGSGAPAASAALEVVVEEGVAVALGMGV, from the exons ATGAGTGAGGAGGAAGAGCCCAGCCCCTGTCCGTGGGCCGAGGAAGAGGAGAAGCTGCCGAGCCTGACTGGCTCGGAGCGGGAGATCTCGTGCGACATCCAGTGCTGGTCGGATAACGAGGAGTGGGGGACGGACAGCCCAGCCGGCAGCGGGGGAGTGGGGGACGCCTGCTCCCAGCCGGACAACAGCCCCGCAGCCTACGGGAGGAGCTACTGTCGTGACTCGCACGAGGACAGTGAGCTCGGGCTGCACGCTAGCTCAGGGGAAGATGGTGAGCTTGACTTCCAGCGTGGCTCACATGAAGATGGAGGGTTCAGGTTGCATGCCGGCTCGCACGAGGACGGTGAGCTCGGGTTCCATGCCGGCTCAGAAGAAGACAGTGAGCTTGGGCTTCACGCTGGCTCGCACGAGGACAGTGAGCTCAGGTTACACGCTGGCTCCGAAGAAGACAGTGAGCTTGGGCTTCACACTGGCTCGCACGAGGATGGTGAGCGTGGGCTGCATGGCGGCTCAGATGAAGATG CTTGGTTGCACACTGGCTCAGATGAAGACGTTGAGTTTAGGCTGCATGCTGGCTCGCACGAGGACGGTGAACTTGGGTTGCATGCCAGCTCAGATGAAGATGACGAGTTCAGGCTGCACGCTGGCTCGCACGAGGACAGTGAGCTTGGGTTGCACGCCGGCTCAGACGAAGACGGCGAGCTAAGCTTCCGTCGTGGCTCGCACGAGGACGGGGACCTCGGGTTGCACGCCAGCTCGGAAGCCCCCCCCGGCTTCGACCTCGCTGGCAATCCGGGCCCAGCCTCCGCAGCGTGGCCCCCTCCGGGCCCGCCGTcctcccgccccaccccgccgGCGCGCCCCTTCCAGTGCTCGGACTGCGGCAAATCCTTCGGCTCCAACTCCACCCTGGCACAGCACCGCCGCATCCACACGGGCGAGCGGCCCTACAAGTGCGGGGAGTGCGGGCGGGCGTTCAGCCGGGGCTCCACCTTCCTCcagcaccagcgcacccacacgGGCGAGCGGCCCTACAAGTGCCCGGACTGCGGCAAGGCCTTCAGCCGCAGCTCCAACCTGCTGCAGCACCGGCGGGTCCACACCGGCGAGCGG CCCTACAAGTGCCCGGACTGCGGCAAGGCCTTCAGCCTCAGCTCCACCCTGCTCCAGCACCAGATCATCCACACCGGCGAGCGGCCCTACAAGTGCCCCGACTGCGGCAAGAGCTTCAACCGCAACTCCAACCTGCTCAACCACCGGCGCACCCACACCGGCGAGAAGCCCTTCCCCTGCGGCCTGTGCGGGAAGCGCTTCTCGGAGAGCTCCACCCGCACCcagcaccagcgcacccacaccgGCGAGCGCCCCTTCCGCTGCACCGAGTGCGGCAAGGCCTTCAGCCTCAGTTCCACCCTGATCCAGCACCAGACCACCCACAGCGGGGAGAGACCCTACCAGTGCCCCGACTGCGGCAAGACCTTCGGCCTCAGCTCCACGCTGCTGCGGCATCGGCGGGCCCACACCGGCGAGAAGCCCTTCCGCTGCCAGGACTGCGGCAAGAGCTTCGGCGTCAGCTCCCACCTGGTGCAGCACCGGCGGGTGCACACCGGCGAGCGCCCCTTCCGCTGCCCGGATTGCGGGCGCGGCTTCGGGCAGAATTCccacctggcccagcaccgcaAGGTGCACCGGGCCGGCGGGGAGGCCCGCCCACCTGGCACCCTCTACATCTGCGGCGACTGCGGGAAGAGCTTCCGGCAGAGCTCCCACCTAGCCCAGCACCGGCGCACCCACACCGGCGAGCGGCCCTTCCGGTGCGGGGAGTGCGGCCGGGGCTTCTCCCAGAGCTCCAAGCTGCTGGAGCACCGCCGGACCCACACCGGCGAGCGCCCCTACACCTGCCCCGACTGCGGCCGGGCCTTCGGCCACAGCTCGGcgctggcccagcaccgccggacCCACACCGGCGAACGGCCCTACGCCTGCGGGACttgcgggaagagcttcagccAGAGCTCGGCGCTGGTCCAGCACCAGCGCATCCACACCGGGGAGAAGCCCTACCGCTGCTCCCGCTGCGGCCTCTGCTTCCGCTACCTGCTGCAGTACACCCGCCACCAGAAGGTGCACGCCCGGGAAGAGCTGCTGGCCCAGGAGAGGGCCGGGGCAGTGCCTGGATCCGGGGCGCCAGCGGCCTCCGCGGCTCTGGAGGTGGTGGTCGAGGAGGGGGTGGCGGTGGCGCTAGGCATGGGAGTATGA